The Drosophila mauritiana strain mau12 chromosome 2R, ASM438214v1, whole genome shotgun sequence genome has a segment encoding these proteins:
- the LOC117138025 gene encoding general odorant-binding protein 57c yields MFKLGLICILAVSVASIQSLSLLEETNYVSDCLASNNISQAEFQELIDRNSSEEDDLENTERRYKCFIHCLAEKGNLLDTNGYLDVDKIDQIEPVSDELREILYDCKKIHDEEEDHCEYAFKMVICLTESFEQSDEVTEAEKNTNKLNE; encoded by the exons ATGTTCAAGCTAGGGCTAATATGCATCTTGGCTGTCAGCGTGGCCTCCATACAG AGTCTCTCACTTCTGGAGGAAACCAATTACGTGTCAGACTGCCTGGCCAGCAATAACATCAGCCAGGCTGAGTTCCAGGAACTCATCGATCGCAACAGCTCCGAAGAGGATGACCTCGAGAACACGGAGAGAAGATACAAATGCTTCATCCACTGCCTAGCGGAGAAGGGAAATCTGCTGGACACCAATGGCTATTTGGATGTGGATAAAATTGATCAAATTGAGCCTGTGAGCGATGAACTGCGAGAGATTCTCTACGATTGTAAGAAAATCCACGACGAGGAGGAAGATCATTGCGAATATGCGTTTAAGATGGTGATTTGTCTAACTGAAAGCTTCGAGCAGAGCGATGAGGTCACCGAAGCGgagaaaaatacaaacaaattaaacgaATAA
- the LOC117138024 gene encoding general odorant-binding protein 57b, with translation MHKQLFSFISTMFNYRLVFIAPLILLLFSLAKARHPFDIFHWNWKDFQECLQVNNITIGEYEKYARLETLDYLLNEKVDLRYKCNIKCQLERDSTKWLNAQGRMDLDLMNTTDKASKSITKCMEKAPEEPCAYSFRLVMCAFKAGHPVIDSE, from the exons ATGCACAAGCAACTGTTTAGTTTCATTTCTACAATGTTCAACTACAGACTCGTATTTATTGCGCCTCTGATTTTGTTATTGTTCAGCTTGGCCAAG GCACGCCACCCCTTTGATATATTTCATTGGAATTGGAAAGACTTTCAGGAGTGTCTACAAGTTAATAATATTACCATAGGGGAATACGAGAAATACGCGCGACTCGAGACTTTGGATTACCTGCTGAATGAAAAAGTCGACTTGAGGTACAAGTGCAATATTAAGTGTCAGCTGGAAAGGGATTCAACGAAATGGTTGAATGCACAAGGCAGAATGGATCTGGATCTGATGAACACCACCGATAAGGCATCCAAATCCATTACCAAGTGCATGGAGAAGGCTCCCGAAGAACCGTGTGCCTACAGTTTTAGACTGGTGATGTGTGCATTTAAGGCCGGCCATCCCGTAATTGATTCGGAATAA
- the LOC117138023 gene encoding general odorant-binding protein 57a: MAIVLNKWKIQIKLFSLKLTMFITRLATFLLLIVVSLSQAKDSQPFDFFQGTYHDFTVCLRINNITIEEYEKFDDTNNLDNVLKENVELKHKCNIRCQLEREPTKWLNARGEVDLKSMKATSETGVSISKCMEKAPQEACAYVYKLVICAFKSGHSAIKFASYEHIPEETGGLIAEQQADLFDYDTIDL; encoded by the exons AtggcaattgttttaaataagtggaaaattcaaataaaactgTTCAGTCTGAAGTTAACAATGTTCATCACTAGACTTGCCACGTTTTTGCTTCTTATCGTTGTTTCGCTTAGCCAAGCTAAG gATAGCCAACCCTTCGACTTTTTCCAAGGAACCTATCACGATTTTACTGTTTGTCTGAGAATCAATAATATCACCATTGAGGAGTATGAGAAGTTTGACGATACCAACAATTTGGATAATGTCCTCAAGGAAAATGTCGAGCTGAAGCACAAGTGCAACATAAGGTGTCAACTGGAAAGGGAGCCAACCAAATGGCTTAATGCTCGGGGTGAAGTCGATCTGAAATCAATGAAAGCAACCAGTGAGACAGGGGTATCCATATCAAAGTGCATGGAGAAGGCTCCCCAAGAAGCCTGTGCCTACGTCTATAAATTGGTAATATGTGCATTTAAGTCCGGACATTCAGCCATCAAGTTCGCATCATATGAACACATACCAGAGGAAACCGGTGGACTAATAGCCGAACAGCAGGCGGATCTGTTTGATTACGATACCATCGAtttataa